From the Cohaesibacter sp. ES.047 genome, one window contains:
- a CDS encoding GNAT family N-acetyltransferase, which translates to MTLNQPVFSLRSATPEDAGAIAHLKVVCWQHAYKGLLPKESLDRLDAEAEIHHWRDWLADDGEDLIARLIAVDGEPVGYGLAGPMRTGDREGEELETDAELYALYIHPDYQRSGHGQRLFVDLAAALIAQNYQGLGLWMAARNHVAELFFAKMCGAQARKRVVISHGRIAFREQGWTWDDLRKSHTRLTTYMV; encoded by the coding sequence ATGACACTCAATCAGCCTGTATTTTCCCTGCGTTCGGCAACCCCGGAAGATGCAGGCGCAATCGCTCACCTCAAGGTCGTGTGCTGGCAACATGCCTATAAGGGCTTGCTGCCAAAGGAAAGTCTTGACCGTCTTGATGCCGAAGCGGAGATCCACCATTGGCGGGACTGGCTGGCCGATGATGGCGAGGATCTTATCGCGCGGCTGATTGCTGTTGACGGTGAACCCGTCGGCTATGGTCTGGCCGGGCCGATGCGAACAGGGGACAGGGAAGGAGAGGAGCTTGAGACCGATGCCGAGCTCTATGCTCTCTACATCCATCCCGACTATCAGCGATCAGGCCATGGTCAGCGTCTGTTTGTCGATCTCGCCGCAGCGCTCATTGCCCAGAACTATCAAGGACTTGGTCTCTGGATGGCAGCAAGAAACCATGTGGCAGAACTCTTTTTTGCCAAGATGTGCGGCGCTCAGGCCCGCAAACGGGTTGTAATCTCCCACGGACGGATTGCATTCCGTGAACAGGGATGGACCTGGGATGACCTGCGCAAGAGTCACACGCGCCTGACCACCTACATGGTTTAG
- a CDS encoding cytochrome c family protein, whose amino-acid sequence MKKLIAITGLALLTATGAALADGDAAKGEKVFKKCKACHQIGEDAKNRVGPILTGVVGRKIASVEDFKYSKAFQEKAEAEPDFVWTEENISEYLTKPRAFIKKNKMAFAGLKKEQDRADVIAYLKSFSE is encoded by the coding sequence ATGAAGAAGTTGATCGCAATCACCGGGCTCGCTTTGTTGACAGCCACCGGTGCAGCGCTAGCAGATGGTGACGCAGCAAAAGGCGAAAAGGTTTTCAAGAAATGCAAAGCCTGCCATCAGATTGGTGAGGATGCAAAAAACCGGGTTGGCCCGATCCTGACCGGTGTGGTCGGTCGCAAGATTGCCTCGGTCGAGGATTTCAAATATTCCAAAGCCTTCCAGGAAAAAGCAGAAGCTGAACCTGATTTTGTGTGGACCGAAGAGAATATCTCCGAATATCTGACCAAACCGAGAGCCTTCATCAAGAAGAACAAGATGGCCTTTGCGGGCCTCAAGAAAGAACAGGATCGCGCCGACGTGATCGCCTATCTCAAGAGCTTCTCTGAATAG
- a CDS encoding GGDEF domain-containing protein — MTALPRTLPISLDTIFEEMSDGVIIIDPAGQVQYRNKAINDLPSGLEERILSFCSMHKCGCGRNLSDELFDLASMSGWSVSCHAYGDNNLLLVKYDNLLGRRIQSLRDDFSERVSNGVKPDRAALDTLRKHLDVRWITLGGLDAGSHSLRFNEAYDGQSLSSGMMPTLRCRDDFKPCSQIMVGTELETYLTNSSEVRAAGLEHVLGMGLKNSFNECVGYALVANDHAMEDLKDVVTLMRELALLYGLYIEVGSARTEALRATEDANTDVITEQGNRRAFENFIKECLSDMQNEVQDGGELSMFDPKAMRNSAIMIIDFDGFKRINDTLGHSEGDRALRLVAEELSRISADNRVFRLGGDEFVQVFPRAGSLDAEDLREQVNLIEQRIAEQGFSELGLSIGVVHFFESDGSLASLMALADARMYHDKRLRTLAFL; from the coding sequence ATGACTGCGTTGCCTAGGACACTGCCAATCAGTCTAGACACGATCTTCGAAGAAATGAGCGACGGCGTGATCATCATTGACCCCGCCGGTCAGGTTCAGTATCGCAACAAGGCCATCAACGATCTTCCTTCTGGTCTGGAAGAGCGGATCCTGTCCTTTTGTTCTATGCACAAATGTGGGTGCGGTAGAAATCTCTCCGACGAATTGTTCGATCTGGCCTCCATGAGCGGCTGGAGTGTTTCCTGCCATGCTTACGGCGACAACAACTTGCTGCTCGTCAAGTATGATAATCTGCTGGGGCGACGCATTCAGTCTCTGAGAGACGACTTCTCCGAGCGAGTCTCCAACGGCGTAAAGCCTGATCGGGCTGCGCTCGATACATTGCGCAAGCATCTCGATGTACGCTGGATCACCCTTGGTGGGCTGGATGCAGGCTCTCATTCGCTGCGCTTCAACGAAGCCTATGATGGACAGTCCCTGTCGTCCGGTATGATGCCGACGCTGCGCTGCCGGGACGACTTCAAGCCTTGCAGCCAGATCATGGTGGGCACGGAACTTGAGACCTATCTTACCAATAGTAGTGAGGTCAGAGCCGCAGGGCTGGAGCATGTGCTCGGCATGGGATTGAAGAACTCCTTCAACGAATGTGTTGGTTATGCGCTTGTCGCGAATGATCATGCGATGGAGGATCTCAAGGATGTTGTCACCCTGATGCGGGAGCTGGCGCTGCTGTACGGCCTCTATATCGAGGTTGGATCCGCCAGAACCGAAGCGCTAAGAGCGACAGAGGATGCCAACACCGACGTTATAACCGAACAGGGCAATCGCAGGGCTTTCGAGAATTTCATCAAGGAATGCCTTTCTGACATGCAGAACGAGGTGCAGGACGGGGGCGAGCTTTCGATGTTCGATCCCAAGGCCATGCGGAACTCGGCCATCATGATCATCGATTTTGACGGCTTCAAGCGGATCAATGACACACTGGGGCACAGTGAGGGCGATCGCGCGTTGCGTCTTGTCGCAGAAGAACTCAGCCGTATTTCTGCCGATAACCGTGTCTTTCGTTTGGGGGGAGACGAGTTCGTTCAGGTCTTCCCAAGGGCGGGCAGCCTTGATGCCGAAGATCTGCGGGAGCAGGTGAACCTCATTGAACAGCGCATCGCCGAGCAGGGCTTCTCCGAGCTTGGTCTGAGCATTGGTGTCGTGCATTTCTTTGAATCCGACGGCAGCCTCGCATCGCTGATGGCTCTGGCCGATGCGCGCATGTATCACGACAAGCGCCTGCGCACGCTCGCTTTCCTCTAA
- a CDS encoding L,D-transpeptidase, translating into MKRLLFCLCTSALVTTGSYVAPAGASSLRYAPPPPVMLKADQIQPWVMQLRPGTHRAVPRDARPRVDFSRLAPAPNQGRTHAASAKQRKQRVRGIDPRFLPTVVDYAGPHRAGTVIVNTNERYLYLVEPDGTARRYGVGVGRPGFSWAGTHKVTRKAEWPSWRPPAEMRARQPGLPAYMEGGPRNPLGARALYLGSTLYRIHGSNEPWSIGHAVSSGCIRMRNEDVMDLYQRVGVGTKVVVI; encoded by the coding sequence ATGAAGCGTTTGTTATTTTGTCTGTGCACGAGTGCTCTCGTTACCACCGGGTCTTATGTTGCCCCGGCGGGTGCCAGTTCATTGCGTTATGCCCCGCCTCCTCCCGTGATGCTCAAAGCTGATCAGATCCAACCATGGGTCATGCAATTGCGTCCGGGTACACACAGGGCTGTCCCACGTGATGCCCGACCAAGAGTCGATTTCAGCCGTCTGGCACCAGCGCCCAATCAGGGCCGGACCCATGCCGCATCTGCCAAGCAGCGGAAGCAACGCGTCCGCGGCATTGATCCGCGCTTTTTGCCAACTGTCGTCGATTATGCCGGTCCGCATCGGGCTGGCACCGTCATCGTGAACACCAACGAGCGTTACCTCTATCTGGTTGAACCGGACGGCACCGCGCGCCGGTATGGCGTCGGCGTCGGTCGCCCCGGGTTCTCATGGGCCGGAACGCACAAGGTAACCCGCAAGGCCGAGTGGCCTTCCTGGCGTCCTCCGGCAGAAATGCGTGCCCGCCAGCCGGGCCTGCCCGCCTATATGGAAGGGGGACCGCGCAATCCTCTTGGGGCTCGCGCGCTCTATCTGGGATCGACCCTTTATCGCATTCATGGCTCGAACGAGCCGTGGTCCATCGGTCATGCGGTCAGTTCCGGCTGCATCCGTATGCGCAACGAAGATGTCATGGACCTTTATCAACGCGTTGGCGTCGGAACCAAGGTGGTCGTGATCTGA
- a CDS encoding DUF2927 domain-containing protein codes for MKKAPICQPAGIPLRQTRPYGARLLKARAHAQQLDYPKCDVSSFGFVVLISLTLLLAILTGPASANSFSDKDVIDGFYKTVFGAEIKSLSWGTQTNRVKKYVKPVKVWIDNRAKLNRLKTVRSFVRGLPSKIPGLQLHLARTPKEANFRIYIVDSANYQRTVQDEVFHDPNMAVPGQCIVRVLSRRSGILRSDAVIVSDQGLSLFRRCMVEEILQGLGPVNDDASLSYSVFNDLTTYDAFTKYDRLILNMLYSPSVKPGMTQKQIHPLTPKLLHYAKKVVGH; via the coding sequence GTGAAAAAAGCCCCGATCTGTCAGCCTGCCGGCATCCCCCTGCGACAGACACGCCCTTATGGAGCACGGTTGCTCAAGGCCCGAGCGCACGCGCAGCAACTGGACTATCCCAAATGCGATGTCAGTTCATTCGGTTTTGTGGTCCTCATATCGCTGACCCTGTTGTTGGCGATCCTGACGGGACCCGCGTCGGCGAACAGTTTCAGTGACAAAGATGTCATTGATGGATTTTACAAGACCGTCTTTGGTGCCGAAATCAAATCCCTGAGTTGGGGGACACAGACCAATCGGGTGAAAAAATATGTGAAACCGGTCAAGGTCTGGATCGACAATCGCGCCAAACTCAACCGCCTAAAGACCGTGCGCTCGTTCGTGAGGGGATTGCCGAGCAAGATCCCCGGCCTGCAATTGCACCTTGCCCGCACGCCCAAGGAAGCCAATTTCCGGATCTATATCGTGGATTCCGCCAACTACCAGCGCACCGTGCAGGATGAGGTCTTTCATGATCCCAATATGGCTGTTCCCGGCCAATGCATCGTCCGGGTGCTATCCAGACGATCGGGGATCCTGAGGTCAGACGCCGTGATCGTGTCCGATCAGGGGCTGTCGTTGTTCCGGCGCTGCATGGTGGAGGAAATTCTTCAGGGACTGGGTCCGGTCAATGACGATGCCAGCCTGAGCTACTCGGTGTTCAACGATCTGACGACTTATGATGCGTTCACCAAGTATGACCGGTTGATCCTCAACATGCTCTACAGTCCGTCCGTGAAGCCGGGAATGACACAAAAGCAGATCCATCCGCTGACACCGAAGCTGTTGCATTATGCCAAGAAGGTTGTCGGACACTGA
- a CDS encoding protein phosphatase CheZ, producing the protein MALATKPFRIEQILGNESSRQPQAANGSMSGGQYQDIMTELAALKSMMAPAQDLNENIVESYRAEMSEALKLKKEMDEIYQAIAETKREIATLHVNGLHSAEMNRVTDELDAIVQGTEQATEQILASAEIIDENASKLSKVLTGEEDQWTHDIQESVVSVFEACNFQDLTGQRITKVVNVLRFIEGRIVNMMDIWGGIDHFKEIEVENPMEKQGDAALLNGPALDNEEGVASQDDIDALFD; encoded by the coding sequence ATGGCACTGGCGACGAAACCATTTCGGATTGAGCAGATTCTGGGCAACGAATCGTCCAGACAGCCCCAAGCAGCTAATGGCTCAATGTCCGGGGGGCAGTATCAGGACATCATGACGGAGCTGGCAGCTCTCAAGAGCATGATGGCCCCGGCTCAGGACCTCAACGAGAACATCGTTGAGAGCTATCGCGCCGAAATGAGCGAAGCGTTGAAGCTCAAGAAGGAGATGGACGAGATCTATCAGGCCATCGCCGAGACAAAGCGCGAGATTGCCACCCTTCATGTCAACGGTCTTCATTCGGCGGAAATGAACCGTGTCACGGATGAACTCGATGCCATCGTGCAGGGCACGGAACAGGCAACCGAGCAGATCCTCGCTTCCGCAGAGATCATCGACGAGAATGCGTCAAAGCTTTCCAAAGTCCTGACCGGTGAAGAAGATCAGTGGACCCACGATATTCAGGAAAGCGTGGTTTCAGTCTTCGAAGCCTGTAACTTTCAGGATCTGACCGGGCAGCGCATCACCAAGGTGGTCAACGTCTTGCGGTTTATCGAAGGCCGCATCGTCAACATGATGGACATCTGGGGCGGCATCGATCACTTCAAGGAAATCGAAGTCGAAAATCCAATGGAAAAACAAGGCGATGCAGCGCTTCTGAACGGTCCCGCCCTCGACAACGAGGAAGGTGTTGCCAGCCAGGACGACATCGACGCCCTGTTCGACTAA